Genomic window (Spirosoma agri):
CCACAACACTGCAACCGGGCAAGGGCTTTGCACTGGGTGTAATCCGGTATCAGGCCGACCGTGAAGCTGTCGCCCTCCGTTGTCAGTTCGCCGGGGTACATTTGGCGGGTGTCGAATTTAGAGTTGCCAAACTCGATTTTGACCGTAGCCACCGGATTCAGGAGCAGCGACTTTTCCACCAGGTTGATAATGGACAGGGCTTTTCTCACCTCCATCGAGCGGTCAGCTTCGTTCACTGGCGGCTCCCAGAGTTGCACGATTACTTCCGTCCAGGTGTTCATCTGCCCACCGCAATCGACCGATACAACGGAGGCTTGTTTGATCTCGGTAATGTGAAACGACGGATGGACAAATTCCTCTTCCGCATACTGAAATTGCAGAAACTTATCGGGGTTCTGAATGAGCGTGTCTTTGAACGCTTGCCAGGTCATTGGCTCGGATGC
Coding sequences:
- a CDS encoding DUF6428 family protein, which codes for MEKLITASEPMTWQAFKDTLIQNPDKFLQFQYAEEEFVHPSFHITEIKQASVVSVDCGGQMNTWTEVIVQLWEPPVNEADRSMEVRKALSIINLVEKSLLLNPVATVKIEFGNSKFDTRQMYPGELTTEGDSFTVGLIPDYTQCKALARLQCCGKTTSGESGCAPAAEKATVKPVLELVEANAPACSPGCGC